In the Piscinibacter sp. XHJ-5 genome, one interval contains:
- the ligA gene encoding NAD-dependent DNA ligase LigA, with translation MTTASPAARAAELRDLLHHHAHRYYVLDDPEIPDAEYDKLFQELQALEAGHPDLLTPDSPTQRVIGKVLDGFVPVRHAVPMLSIRTETDTEASGAVAFDARVRRELGLADTEPPIEYAAELKFDGLAINLRYENGVLVQAATRGNGETGEDVTQNIRTIQQIPLRLRNHREAPQVLEVRGEVYIRRDDFDALNERQRELIAQGAKNEKTFVNPRNAAAGAVRQHDPAMAAKRPLKFFAYGVGEVRGWELPARHSDVVDALHAAGLPVDPQRAVVLGADGLVAFHRKVGEKRDALPFDIDGVVYKVNERALQQRLGYVSREPRWAVAHKYPAQEQMTTLLDIDVQVGRTGKLTPVAKLKPVFVGGTTVSNATLHNQDEIERKDVRLGDTVIVRRAGDVIPEVVGVVADRRPADAPRFDLHARLKGKCPVCGSEIVREEGEVDWRCSGGLFCAAQRKQAILHFAGRRAMDIEGLGDRLVDQLVDSGLIRTLPELYKLGVAKLSALERMADKSARNLVDGLEKSKQTTLTRFLFALGIRHVGESTARDLAKHFGALDRIMNASVEQLLEVSDVGPIVAQSIHTFFAQSHNREVVEQLRACGIAWEEHDGHGDLSPKPLAGKTFVLTGTLPTLTRDEAKDLIEAAGGKVAGSVSKKTHYVVAGAEAGSKLDKAQELGLPILDEAGLQSLLKEAR, from the coding sequence ATGACGACCGCTTCTCCTGCCGCACGCGCCGCCGAGCTGCGCGACCTCCTCCATCACCACGCACATCGCTACTACGTCCTGGACGACCCCGAGATCCCGGACGCGGAGTACGACAAGCTGTTCCAGGAGCTGCAGGCGCTCGAAGCCGGTCATCCCGATCTGCTCACGCCCGACTCGCCCACGCAGCGCGTCATCGGCAAGGTGCTCGACGGCTTCGTCCCGGTGCGCCATGCCGTGCCCATGCTGTCGATCCGCACCGAGACCGACACCGAGGCGAGCGGCGCCGTGGCGTTCGATGCGCGCGTGCGCCGCGAGCTGGGGCTGGCCGACACCGAGCCGCCGATCGAATACGCCGCCGAGCTCAAGTTCGACGGCCTGGCGATCAACCTGCGCTACGAGAATGGCGTGCTGGTGCAGGCGGCCACGCGCGGCAACGGCGAGACCGGCGAGGACGTGACGCAGAACATCCGCACCATCCAGCAGATCCCGCTGCGACTGCGCAACCACCGTGAAGCGCCGCAGGTGCTCGAGGTCCGCGGCGAGGTCTACATCCGCCGCGACGATTTCGATGCGCTGAACGAGCGCCAGCGCGAGCTGATCGCGCAGGGCGCGAAGAACGAGAAGACCTTCGTGAATCCGCGCAACGCTGCCGCCGGCGCGGTGCGGCAGCACGATCCGGCGATGGCAGCCAAGCGGCCGCTGAAATTCTTCGCGTACGGCGTCGGCGAGGTGCGCGGCTGGGAGCTGCCGGCGCGCCACAGCGACGTCGTCGATGCGCTGCATGCAGCGGGGCTGCCGGTGGACCCGCAGCGTGCGGTGGTGCTGGGCGCGGACGGGCTGGTGGCCTTCCATCGCAAGGTCGGCGAGAAGCGCGACGCGCTGCCCTTCGACATCGACGGCGTCGTCTACAAGGTCAACGAGCGCGCGCTGCAGCAGCGCCTGGGCTACGTCTCGCGTGAGCCGCGCTGGGCCGTGGCGCACAAGTACCCGGCGCAGGAGCAGATGACCACGCTGCTCGACATCGACGTGCAGGTCGGCCGCACCGGCAAGCTGACGCCGGTGGCGAAGCTGAAGCCGGTGTTCGTCGGCGGCACCACGGTGAGCAACGCCACCCTGCACAACCAGGACGAGATCGAGCGCAAGGACGTGCGCCTGGGCGACACGGTGATCGTGCGGCGCGCCGGCGATGTCATCCCCGAGGTCGTGGGCGTCGTCGCGGACAGGCGGCCGGCGGACGCCCCGCGCTTCGACCTGCACGCTCGGCTGAAAGGCAAGTGTCCGGTCTGCGGCAGCGAGATCGTGCGCGAGGAAGGCGAGGTCGACTGGCGCTGCAGCGGCGGGCTCTTCTGCGCGGCGCAGCGCAAGCAGGCCATCCTGCATTTCGCGGGACGGCGGGCCATGGACATCGAGGGGCTGGGCGACCGCCTGGTCGACCAGCTCGTCGACAGCGGGCTCATCCGCACGCTGCCCGAGCTCTACAAGCTCGGTGTCGCCAAGCTCAGCGCGCTGGAGCGCATGGCCGACAAGAGCGCACGCAACCTCGTCGACGGCCTCGAGAAGAGCAAGCAGACAACGCTGACGCGCTTCCTCTTTGCGCTGGGCATCCGCCATGTGGGCGAATCGACCGCACGCGACCTGGCCAAGCACTTCGGCGCGCTCGACCGCATCATGAATGCCAGCGTCGAGCAGCTGCTGGAGGTGAGCGACGTCGGTCCCATCGTCGCGCAGAGCATCCACACGTTCTTCGCGCAGTCACACAATCGCGAGGTGGTGGAGCAGCTCAGGGCCTGTGGCATCGCGTGGGAAGAGCACGACGGCCACGGCGACCTCAGTCCCAAGCCGCTGGCCGGCAAGACCTTCGTGCTCACCGGCACGTTGCCCACCCTGACGCGCGACGAAGCCAAGGACCTGATCGAGGCCGCCGGCGGCAAGGTTGCCGGCTCGGTCTCGAAGAAGACCCACTACGTCGTCGCCGGCGCCGAAGCCGGCAGCAAGCTCGACAAGGCGCAGGAACTCGGCTTGCCCATCCTGGACGAAGCGGGGCTGCAATCGCTGTTGAAGGAAGCTCGATGA
- the def gene encoding peptide deformylase, whose translation MTVREILKMGDPRLLRVAAPVTAFDTPELHALVADMFDTMHAAEGAGLAAPQIGVDLQLVIFGFGKNQRYPDAPPVPETVLINPQITPLSDEEELGWEGCLSVPGLRGVVPRFARIRYTGFGPRGERIEREAEGFHARVVQHECDHLIGKLYPMRVRDFSQFGFTSVLFPELDPAGDD comes from the coding sequence ATGACCGTCCGTGAGATCCTGAAGATGGGCGATCCGCGCCTGCTGCGCGTGGCGGCACCCGTCACCGCGTTCGACACGCCCGAGCTGCACGCACTCGTCGCGGACATGTTCGACACCATGCACGCCGCCGAAGGCGCCGGGCTGGCCGCGCCCCAGATCGGCGTCGACCTGCAGCTCGTGATCTTCGGCTTCGGCAAGAACCAGCGCTATCCCGATGCGCCGCCGGTGCCCGAGACGGTGCTGATCAATCCGCAGATCACGCCGCTGTCCGACGAGGAAGAGCTGGGCTGGGAAGGGTGCCTTTCCGTGCCGGGGCTGCGCGGCGTCGTGCCGCGCTTCGCGCGCATCCGCTACACCGGATTCGGGCCGCGCGGCGAGCGCATCGAGCGCGAGGCCGAGGGCTTCCACGCCCGCGTGGTTCAGCACGAGTGCGATCACCTGATCGGCAAGCTCTACCCGATGCGGGTGCGAGATTTCAGCCAGTTCGGGTTCACCAGCGTGCTGTTCCCGGAACTGGACCCCGCCGGGGACGACTAA
- a CDS encoding protein adenylyltransferase SelO family protein produces the protein MSAVPLPPALSPDAPPVRFSNRFAALGDVFYTALPAQGVPDPQWVVVSEACARDELGLPDGWSRRAEWQALQVVSGNASWPGMQPLASVYSGHQFGVWAGQLGDGRALWLGEIEGPHGPRELQLKGSGLTPYSRMGDGRAVLRSSIREFLCSEAMHALGIATTRALCVVASPMPVRRESIESAAVCTRTAPSFIRFGHFEHFTHTAQDPDALRRLADFVIEHHLPECRDAAQPYVALLDAVSRRTAELIASWQAVGFCHGVMNTDNMSILGLTIDYGPFGFLDGFDPGHVCNHSDHEGRYAFARQPNVAFWNLHALAQALMPLIGDSDLALEALEPYKTVFPRALTSRMRAKLGMATERDGDGELIDGLMRRMAQDRTDLTIAFRRLAQFRTVEGADNSEVRDLFLDREAFDAWALQYRARLIAEGSDDAARAIAMDRVNPKYVLRNHLAQEAIHRAQNGDYDETRRLLKVLQRPFDEQPEHAAYADFPPDWAQHIEVSCSS, from the coding sequence ATGAGCGCCGTCCCGCTGCCCCCGGCCCTGTCCCCCGACGCCCCGCCGGTGCGCTTCAGCAACCGCTTCGCGGCGCTCGGCGATGTCTTCTATACGGCACTGCCGGCGCAGGGCGTGCCCGACCCGCAATGGGTGGTCGTCAGCGAGGCCTGTGCCCGGGACGAGCTCGGCCTGCCCGACGGCTGGTCGCGCCGTGCCGAGTGGCAGGCGCTGCAGGTCGTCAGCGGCAACGCCTCGTGGCCCGGCATGCAGCCGCTGGCCAGCGTCTACAGCGGCCACCAGTTCGGCGTGTGGGCCGGACAGCTCGGCGACGGGCGCGCGCTGTGGCTGGGCGAGATCGAAGGACCGCACGGACCGCGGGAGCTCCAGCTCAAGGGCAGCGGCCTCACGCCCTACTCGCGCATGGGCGACGGCCGCGCGGTGCTGCGCTCGTCGATCCGCGAGTTCCTTTGCTCCGAGGCGATGCATGCGCTGGGAATCGCGACGACACGCGCGTTGTGCGTGGTCGCCTCCCCCATGCCCGTGCGGCGCGAAAGCATCGAGAGCGCCGCGGTGTGCACACGCACGGCGCCGAGCTTCATCCGCTTCGGCCACTTCGAGCACTTCACGCACACGGCGCAGGATCCCGATGCGCTGCGCCGGCTCGCCGACTTCGTCATCGAGCACCACCTGCCCGAATGCCGGGATGCGGCGCAACCCTATGTGGCACTGCTCGATGCGGTGTCGCGCCGCACCGCCGAGCTGATCGCCTCGTGGCAGGCAGTGGGCTTCTGCCACGGCGTGATGAACACCGACAACATGTCCATCCTCGGCCTCACGATCGACTACGGCCCGTTCGGCTTTCTCGACGGCTTCGACCCGGGCCACGTCTGCAACCACTCGGACCACGAGGGGCGCTACGCTTTCGCCCGCCAGCCCAACGTCGCGTTCTGGAACCTGCATGCGCTGGCCCAGGCCCTGATGCCGCTGATCGGCGACAGCGACCTGGCGCTCGAGGCGCTGGAGCCCTACAAGACGGTCTTCCCGCGTGCGCTGACGTCCCGCATGCGCGCCAAGCTGGGGATGGCCACCGAGCGCGACGGCGACGGCGAGCTGATCGACGGGCTGATGAGGCGCATGGCGCAGGACCGCACCGACCTCACCATCGCGTTTCGCCGCCTGGCGCAGTTCCGAACGGTGGAAGGTGCGGACAACAGCGAGGTGCGCGACCTGTTCCTCGACCGTGAAGCGTTCGATGCATGGGCCTTGCAGTACCGCGCCCGGCTGATCGCCGAAGGCAGCGACGACGCCGCGCGAGCCATTGCAATGGACCGCGTCAACCCCAAGTACGTCCTGCGCAACCACCTGGCGCAGGAGGCAATCCATCGCGCGCAGAACGGCGACTACGACGAGACACGGCGACTGCTGAAAGTTCTGCAGCGCCCGTTCGACGAACAGCCCGAGCATGCGGCCTATGCCGACTTCCCGCCCGACTGGGCGCAACACATCGAGGTGTCCTGTTCATCATGA
- a CDS encoding BolA family protein — protein MSVLAQDIDAALRTALAPVVLEVQDDSHLHAGHAGAREGRHFSVRIVSERFNGLSRLARHRLVYDSLSSLIPRGIHALAIDARAPGDP, from the coding sequence ATGAGCGTCCTTGCGCAGGACATCGATGCCGCGTTGCGGACGGCACTGGCGCCCGTCGTGCTGGAGGTCCAGGACGACAGCCACCTGCATGCGGGCCACGCCGGCGCCCGCGAGGGCCGTCACTTCAGCGTGCGCATCGTCAGCGAGCGCTTCAACGGTTTGTCACGTTTGGCGCGTCATCGCCTCGTATATGATTCCTTGAGCAGCTTGATCCCGCGAGGCATCCACGCCCTGGCCATCGACGCCCGCGCACCGGGCGATCCTTGA
- a CDS encoding DUF6600 domain-containing protein: MRRFLTFLAVLLCTAATTAWADPPGRVGRVGELTGQVWLYTPDAGEWVSAERNRPLTTGDRLSTDASAHADVHIGSTTIRLDSGTELEVLGIDDDTLSLQLHSGSVATRLRDAESAREFEMRTAEGRFVTHRPGRYRFDRNDQTSHVTVWSGEALYEGPGSALTVNAGQHAEFWMEGAAAQYSITEPARDSFAAWNNERDRRDERSASTRYVSPEMTGVEDLDRYGRWEQAPEYGTVWVPRNVPAGWAPYGAGHWVWISPWGWTWVDDMPWGFAPFHYGRWAYSNQRWCWVPGSYVRRPVYAPALVGWVGGPHLSVSVSIGNRGPGVGWFPLAPREVYVPYYRVSPRYVQQVNVTHVTQITNVTTIINNPQNAVRDIDYRNRRFPHAVTVVPQEVMVNRKPVAPAAAQWRTTAVQQLANQPARDVVVPAPTVASPVLPPAAAEARRVRRHDMDPGRPGFQAVAPSTVVVPPSPVRANLATPTDAPANVRRYGGDRARGRDGDDVRAAPSVQSPAAAPRAVIVPPQAAAVQTPPPAAAPKPPAAVPAPPSRVAPQPDVDRNDRADWRRRSQDVPGPPQASRQVEAPAPQAVAPRPQPQAVAPQQPHVAAPPHVQPAEPPRPAQVQQPPVQRRQDGNVNREARGQGQGREENQARGRGEGRERHAD, encoded by the coding sequence ATGCGCCGATTCCTGACTTTTCTGGCGGTGCTCTTGTGCACTGCAGCGACCACCGCCTGGGCCGACCCTCCCGGACGCGTCGGGCGCGTCGGTGAGCTCACCGGCCAGGTCTGGCTGTACACGCCGGACGCCGGCGAATGGGTGAGCGCCGAGCGCAACCGGCCGCTCACCACCGGCGACCGGTTGTCCACCGATGCCTCGGCGCACGCCGATGTGCACATCGGGTCGACCACGATACGGCTCGATTCGGGCACGGAACTCGAGGTGCTGGGCATCGACGACGACACCCTTTCGCTGCAGCTGCACAGCGGCTCCGTTGCCACACGGCTGCGCGATGCCGAGTCGGCGCGCGAATTCGAAATGCGCACCGCGGAAGGCCGTTTCGTCACCCACCGGCCCGGCCGCTACCGCTTCGACCGCAACGACCAGACCAGCCACGTCACGGTGTGGAGCGGCGAGGCGCTGTACGAAGGTCCTGGCAGCGCGCTGACGGTCAACGCCGGCCAGCATGCGGAGTTCTGGATGGAAGGCGCGGCGGCTCAGTACAGCATCACCGAGCCGGCGCGTGATTCGTTCGCGGCCTGGAACAACGAGCGCGACCGCCGCGACGAGCGCAGCGCGTCCACGCGCTATGTCTCGCCCGAGATGACCGGTGTCGAAGACCTCGACCGTTACGGGCGCTGGGAGCAGGCGCCCGAGTACGGCACGGTCTGGGTTCCGCGCAACGTACCCGCCGGCTGGGCGCCGTATGGCGCCGGCCATTGGGTCTGGATCAGCCCCTGGGGCTGGACCTGGGTCGACGACATGCCCTGGGGCTTTGCCCCGTTCCATTACGGCCGCTGGGCCTACTCTAACCAGCGCTGGTGCTGGGTGCCGGGGAGCTACGTGCGTCGCCCGGTGTATGCACCCGCGCTGGTGGGCTGGGTCGGCGGGCCGCACCTGAGCGTGTCCGTCAGCATCGGCAACCGCGGTCCCGGCGTGGGCTGGTTTCCGCTCGCGCCGCGCGAGGTCTACGTGCCGTACTACCGCGTCTCCCCGCGCTACGTCCAGCAGGTCAACGTGACGCACGTGACCCAGATCACCAACGTGACGACCATCATCAACAACCCGCAGAACGCGGTGCGCGACATCGACTACCGCAACCGCCGCTTCCCGCATGCGGTGACGGTGGTGCCGCAGGAGGTGATGGTGAACCGCAAGCCGGTGGCGCCCGCCGCGGCGCAGTGGCGCACGACCGCGGTGCAGCAACTCGCCAACCAGCCGGCGCGTGATGTCGTCGTGCCGGCGCCGACGGTGGCGTCGCCGGTGCTGCCGCCGGCCGCGGCGGAGGCCAGGCGTGTGCGTCGCCACGACATGGATCCGGGCCGGCCGGGCTTCCAGGCGGTCGCACCGTCGACCGTCGTCGTGCCGCCGTCGCCGGTCAGGGCAAACCTGGCCACACCGACCGATGCCCCGGCAAACGTTCGCCGGTATGGCGGTGACCGTGCTCGCGGGCGCGATGGGGACGACGTCCGCGCGGCACCGTCGGTGCAGTCGCCGGCCGCCGCACCGCGCGCTGTGATCGTTCCGCCGCAAGCCGCTGCCGTGCAGACGCCTCCGCCCGCCGCGGCCCCCAAGCCGCCGGCGGCGGTGCCGGCGCCACCGTCGCGTGTCGCGCCGCAGCCCGATGTGGATCGGAATGACCGCGCCGACTGGCGACGGAGATCGCAGGATGTGCCGGGTCCGCCGCAGGCCAGCCGTCAGGTCGAAGCCCCCGCACCGCAGGCGGTCGCGCCGCGGCCGCAGCCTCAGGCGGTCGCGCCGCAGCAGCCGCATGTCGCGGCCCCGCCGCACGTGCAGCCCGCCGAGCCGCCGCGGCCCGCGCAGGTGCAGCAGCCGCCCGTCCAGCGTCGGCAGGACGGCAACGTCAACCGCGAGGCCCGCGGGCAGGGACAGGGCCGCGAGGAAAACCAGGCGCGCGGGCGCGGCGAAGGACGCGAGCGGCACGCCGATTGA
- a CDS encoding septation protein A, translated as MKLFLDFLPLILFFGTFTYADKNKEWAAAFATSWFGFMVSGGVVGPEEAPVLIGTVVMSVITLVQVVLLKLMRRPIHLMLWITLALVLVLGGATIYFHNPVIIKWKPSIAYWALGLSFWVSRMFGKNLLQEMLGGEFELPPPVWQRLNFAWIGFLGLMGLLNLYVAYAFSTSTWASFKVFGATGLMLVFSVGQVIYLSRYLKPEPDGKQPAEPHR; from the coding sequence ATGAAACTGTTCCTCGACTTCCTGCCGCTGATCCTCTTCTTCGGCACCTTCACCTACGCCGACAAGAACAAGGAATGGGCCGCCGCCTTCGCGACGAGCTGGTTCGGCTTCATGGTGTCCGGCGGCGTGGTCGGTCCCGAGGAGGCACCGGTCCTCATCGGCACCGTCGTGATGAGCGTCATCACGCTGGTGCAGGTGGTGCTGCTCAAGCTCATGCGCCGGCCCATCCACCTGATGCTGTGGATCACGTTGGCGCTGGTCCTGGTGCTGGGCGGCGCGACCATCTATTTCCACAACCCGGTGATCATCAAATGGAAGCCCAGCATCGCCTACTGGGCACTGGGCCTGTCGTTCTGGGTGAGCCGCATGTTCGGCAAGAACCTCCTGCAGGAGATGCTGGGCGGCGAGTTCGAACTGCCGCCGCCGGTGTGGCAGCGCCTCAACTTCGCCTGGATCGGCTTCCTCGGCCTGATGGGGCTGCTCAACCTCTACGTCGCATACGCCTTCTCCACCTCCACCTGGGCCAGCTTCAAGGTATTCGGCGCCACCGGCCTGATGCTGGTGTTCTCGGTGGGCCAGGTGATCTACCTGAGCCGCTACCTGAAGCCCGAGCCGGATGGCAAGCAGCCGGCGGAGCCTCATCGATGA
- a CDS encoding arylesterase translates to MPGRSPAARPPAKILVVGDSLSAEYGLERGSGWVSLLEKRLAQDHIAASVVNASVSGDTTSGGRSRLGQLLQQHQPTHVILELGGNDALRGLPLNMTQANLAQMTQAAKAAGARVLIVGMQVPPNYGRKYSDDFAAVYATVARQEGAALVPFMLKGVADVPQSEALFQPDRIHPRAQAHPIILTNIWPVLAKLLQ, encoded by the coding sequence ATGCCGGGCCGGTCGCCTGCGGCCAGGCCGCCGGCGAAGATCCTCGTGGTGGGCGACAGCCTCTCGGCCGAATACGGCCTCGAGCGCGGCAGCGGCTGGGTGTCGCTGCTCGAGAAGCGCCTCGCTCAGGACCACATCGCGGCGAGCGTGGTCAATGCCAGCGTCAGCGGCGACACCACGTCGGGCGGACGCTCGCGGCTGGGGCAGCTGCTCCAGCAGCACCAGCCCACCCACGTGATCCTCGAGCTCGGAGGCAACGACGCCTTGCGCGGCCTGCCGCTGAACATGACCCAGGCCAATCTCGCGCAGATGACGCAGGCGGCCAAGGCCGCCGGCGCGCGTGTGCTCATCGTCGGGATGCAGGTGCCGCCGAACTACGGCCGCAAGTACAGCGACGACTTCGCCGCCGTGTACGCGACCGTGGCTCGACAGGAAGGCGCCGCGCTGGTGCCATTCATGCTGAAGGGCGTGGCCGACGTGCCGCAATCGGAGGCGCTGTTCCAGCCCGACCGCATCCACCCGCGGGCGCAGGCGCACCCCATCATCCTGACCAACATCTGGCCGGTGCTGGCGAAGCTGCTCCAGTAG
- the msrB gene encoding peptide-methionine (R)-S-oxide reductase MsrB, with protein MSRDYEVKKTDEQWRAQLDPVQYEVTRHAATERAFTGRYWDHWDQGRYNCVGCGTPLFDSSTKFDAGCGWPSYFQPVNSEVVERVVDHSHGMVRVEVRCNKCGSHLGHVFEDGPDPTGERFCINSAAINFEAEKK; from the coding sequence ATGAGTCGCGACTACGAGGTCAAGAAGACCGACGAGCAATGGCGCGCCCAGCTCGACCCCGTGCAGTACGAGGTGACGCGCCACGCCGCCACCGAGCGTGCGTTCACCGGCCGGTACTGGGACCACTGGGACCAGGGCCGCTACAACTGCGTCGGCTGCGGCACGCCGCTGTTCGACTCGTCCACCAAGTTCGACGCCGGCTGCGGCTGGCCGAGCTACTTCCAGCCGGTCAACAGCGAAGTGGTGGAGCGCGTGGTCGACCACAGCCACGGCATGGTCCGCGTCGAGGTGCGCTGCAACAAGTGCGGATCGCACCTCGGCCATGTGTTCGAAGACGGGCCCGACCCGACCGGCGAGCGCTTCTGCATCAACTCCGCGGCGATAAACTTCGAGGCCGAGAAGAAGTGA
- a CDS encoding DUF6781 family protein, producing MKAGIDQDALIEMFASASAKQGEQLRDAVRQATLGALQGRELSLKNIKDVLSAVTKAATTGAAQSSLPAVDVENLLNSAVAGMDDALLKAVDANRVALQQFVEQGVDLQEKQLKKAVADLEKFEDTLIGVVKKSAEAASAQLGAPWSQVLEKLQAGGTLSGAQAASTAEQLADQMQSAVRNSRAAGLKAAQALAQSYSALVSGVLIGMSEALQQGSASPAAKTRKR from the coding sequence GTGAAAGCCGGAATCGACCAGGACGCGTTGATCGAGATGTTCGCAAGCGCGAGCGCCAAGCAGGGCGAGCAGCTTCGCGATGCGGTGCGACAGGCCACGCTGGGCGCCCTGCAGGGACGCGAGCTGAGCCTGAAGAACATCAAGGATGTGCTGAGCGCGGTGACCAAGGCCGCCACGACAGGCGCCGCGCAAAGCAGCCTGCCCGCCGTCGACGTGGAAAACCTGCTCAACAGCGCCGTTGCCGGGATGGACGACGCGCTGCTGAAGGCAGTCGATGCCAACCGGGTCGCGCTGCAGCAGTTCGTCGAGCAGGGCGTCGACCTGCAGGAGAAGCAGCTGAAGAAGGCAGTCGCCGATCTCGAGAAGTTCGAGGACACGCTGATCGGCGTGGTGAAGAAGTCGGCCGAAGCGGCCAGCGCGCAACTCGGCGCGCCGTGGTCGCAGGTGCTCGAGAAGCTGCAGGCCGGCGGCACGCTGTCGGGCGCGCAGGCCGCCAGCACCGCCGAGCAGCTGGCCGATCAGATGCAAAGTGCCGTGCGCAACAGCCGCGCGGCCGGCCTCAAGGCGGCACAGGCGCTGGCGCAGAGCTACTCGGCGCTGGTGAGCGGCGTGCTCATCGGGATGTCCGAGGCACTGCAGCAAGGCAGTGCCTCGCCTGCCGCCAAGACGCGCAAGCGCTGA
- a CDS encoding ABC transporter ATP-binding protein, translating into MTQPIIAVERVTKQVQDSTGTLTILHEIDFTLQPQHSAAIVGASGSGKSTLLSIIAGLDTPTTGTVKLAGTDLFALDEDARAAVRASKVGFVFQSFQLLGNLTALENVMLPLELQGRSDARLLATEMLRRVGLGERLRHYPKVLSGGEQQRVALARAFVVRPAVLLADEPTGSLDFATGEKVMELMFDLNREAGTTLVLVTHDRGIAERCDRQLRIEAGRVDMGDVALSAAG; encoded by the coding sequence ATGACTCAACCCATCATTGCCGTGGAGCGCGTCACCAAGCAGGTCCAGGACTCCACCGGCACGCTGACGATTCTCCACGAGATCGATTTCACGCTGCAGCCGCAGCACTCGGCGGCCATCGTGGGCGCCTCGGGTTCCGGCAAGAGCACGCTGCTGTCGATCATCGCCGGCCTCGACACGCCCACCACCGGCACCGTGAAGCTGGCCGGCACGGACCTGTTCGCGCTCGACGAGGATGCCCGCGCCGCGGTGCGCGCCTCCAAGGTGGGGTTCGTGTTCCAGAGTTTCCAGCTGCTCGGCAACCTGACGGCGCTGGAGAACGTGATGCTGCCGCTGGAGCTGCAGGGGCGCAGCGACGCTCGCCTGCTGGCCACCGAGATGCTGCGCCGTGTCGGGCTCGGGGAGCGCCTGCGCCACTACCCCAAGGTGCTGTCCGGCGGCGAGCAGCAGCGCGTCGCGCTGGCGCGCGCCTTCGTCGTGCGTCCGGCGGTCCTGCTGGCCGACGAGCCCACCGGCAGCCTGGACTTCGCCACCGGCGAGAAGGTGATGGAGCTGATGTTCGACCTCAACCGCGAGGCCGGGACCACGCTGGTGCTGGTGACGCACGACCGCGGCATCGCCGAGCGCTGCGACCGCCAGCTGCGCATCGAAGCCGGCCGGGTCGACATGGGCGACGTCGCACTGTCCGCCGCCGGCTGA
- a CDS encoding peptidylprolyl isomerase produces the protein MRKLSVAACLSLALAAPLALAQNVAIVNGKPVPKSRVDALISQATKAGQPRTPELEKQARDEVVLREMFMQEAEKRGLAQSPDYKTQMEFARQTILIRELFEDQKKKNPITDAEVQAEYDKFKGQATGTEYRARHILVEKEEDAKKLIADIKGGAKFEDVAKKNSKDPGSAENGGDLDFAKPDAYVPEFGKAMTSLKKGQMTDTPVKSQFGYHIIKLEDTREAQFPPLADVTPQIKQRLEQQKLAKFRDDIREKSKTDYKFSAQ, from the coding sequence ATGAGAAAGTTGTCCGTTGCCGCCTGCCTGTCGCTCGCCCTGGCAGCGCCGCTGGCCCTGGCCCAGAACGTCGCCATCGTCAACGGCAAGCCGGTGCCCAAGTCGCGCGTCGACGCCCTGATCAGCCAGGCCACGAAGGCGGGACAGCCGCGCACGCCCGAGCTGGAGAAGCAGGCGCGCGACGAAGTCGTGCTGCGCGAGATGTTCATGCAGGAAGCCGAGAAGCGGGGCCTGGCGCAGTCGCCCGACTACAAGACCCAGATGGAGTTCGCGCGCCAGACCATCCTCATCCGCGAGCTGTTCGAAGACCAGAAGAAGAAGAACCCGATCACCGACGCCGAGGTCCAGGCGGAGTACGACAAGTTCAAGGGCCAGGCCACCGGCACCGAGTACCGCGCCCGGCACATCCTGGTCGAGAAGGAAGAAGACGCCAAGAAGCTCATCGCCGACATCAAGGGCGGGGCCAAGTTCGAAGACGTCGCGAAGAAGAATTCCAAGGACCCGGGCTCGGCCGAGAACGGCGGCGACCTCGACTTTGCCAAGCCCGATGCCTACGTGCCCGAGTTCGGCAAGGCGATGACCTCGCTGAAGAAGGGCCAGATGACCGACACGCCGGTGAAGTCGCAGTTCGGCTATCACATCATCAAGCTCGAGGACACGCGCGAAGCGCAGTTCCCGCCGCTGGCCGACGTGACGCCGCAGATCAAGCAGCGCCTGGAGCAGCAGAAGCTGGCCAAGTTCCGCGACGACATCCGCGAGAAGTCGAAGACCGACTACAAGTTCTCGGCGCAGTGA